The genomic interval CATCGCGAAGCCGCCGGCATCCGACGCCGTCGTCGCGACTCTCGAGATCCCGACCGACGTCGAGACCATGCGTCTTTCGGACCCGGATGCTGCGCACGAATGGCGCCTGCGCCTGCGCGGCGAGATCGAGCAGCTGCTCGCCCAGGGACTGCGCGTCGCCGGCTTCGAACCCGCTCGCGGCTACCTCTTCACGAAGTAGGCAGCACGAACGCCCCGGTCTCGCCGGGGTTGATCGCGATCTCCCAGCGGAAGCCGTCCGGGTCGGTGAAGTACCCCGAATAGCCGCCCCACTCCCGGTGGGTGGCGGCCGAGACGCGGGCGCCGAGCGCCGCGGCCTCGGCGAGCACAGCATCCACCTCCGCCTCTGTGGCGAGGTTGTGCGAGAGCGTGATCGGGGCGAGGCCGGATGCCGGGGCTTCGCCGATCTCGGCGGTGAAGCCCTGCACGCTCCACAGTGACAGGATGACGCGGTCGGCGACGGCGAACATCAGCACGTCGTCGGATTCGAAGATCGGATGCCAGCCGAGCCCGTCCACGTAGAACGCGCGACTGCGCTCGACGTCCGCTACGGCAAGGGTGATGAAACTGACGCGCTGATCCATGCCGACACTCTGCCACGGGCATCCGACGTCAGCGCACACCCTTCATCAGCGCGAGCACGGGGCGCGAACCGAGCAGCAGCGCGATGCCCATCGCGATCGCGATGGCGCCGAGGATCAGGAAGTACGGCACCTCGTCGGTCGGGTCGTAGAACTGCGCGAGCCATCCGGCGATCGCGGTGCCCAGCGCCACCGACAGGAAGTACAGCGACACCATCTGCGTGTGGAACCGCGCGGGGGCGAGCTTGGTGGTCACCGAGAGCCCTGGAGGCGAGATGAACAGCTCAGCCACGGTGAACACGAGCAGGATGAACACGATCGCGATCAGCGGTGTCGCGTTGGCCGCGCCGTTCGCCCACGGCAGGAACAGCAGGAACGCGACACCCATGATGATCGCGCCGAGTGAGAACTTCACCGGCGCAGCGGGCGCCCGGTTGCCGAGCTTCGTCCAGACGAGAGCGAACACTCCGGACAGGATGATCACGAAGATCGGCCCGATCGAGTTCACCCAAGAGACGGGCATCTCCCAGCCGAAGATCGAGCGGTTCAGGCGCTCGTCGGAATAGATGGTCAGCACCGTGAACTGCTGCTGGTACAGCGACCAGAATCCGACGTTCACGATGAACAGCGGGATGAATGCCACGACCCGCGATCGGGCATCCGCGTCGATGTGCTTCGACGAGATGATGACGAAGAAGTACGCGATCGCCGCCACAAGGGTCACCAGGATCACGACCGCGGCGAGGTTGTCGGCGCGGATCACGCCGACCAGCACCAGCACGACGAGCAGGGCGAGCGCGCCGACGGCGATCCAGATCATGCGCGCGTAGCGATCCGCGGGGAGCGGGTTCGTCACGACACGGGACGATTCCGGCAGCTGCTTGCGGCCGAACGAGTACTGGATCAGGCCCAGCCCCATGCCCACCGCCGCTGCGCCGAAGCCCCAGTGGAAGCCGACGTTGTTCTGCAGCACACCGGTGATCAGCGGGCCGAGGAACGCACCGAGGTTGATGCCGAGGTAGAACAGCGAGAAGCCGGCGTCTCGGCGCACATCATCTGCAGAGTAGAGCGTGCCGACGACCGCTGTGGCATTGGCCTTCAAGCCTCCGGAGCCGACGGCGACGAGGATCAGGCCGACCCCGAGCCCCCAGACGTTCGGCAGCACGGCCAGTGCGATGTGACCGGCCATGATGACCCAGGCGCTGTAGAACAGCACGCGCTCCGAGCCGAGCAGGCGGTCGGCGAGCCAGCCGCCGAGAATCGTCGACAGGTACACCGTGCCGCCGTAGGCGCCGACGATGCCCGTCGCGATGCCGCGGTCGATGCCGAGGCCGCCCTCTGTGACCGAGTAGTACATGTAGATGAGCAGGATGCCCTGCATGCCGTAGAAGCTGAACCGCTCCCACATCTCGACGCCGAAGACGTGCGCGAGCGCCCATGGCTGCCCGAAGAAGCGAGTGTCATTGTCGCCGGATCCCCGCGTCAGCGATGGTGTGCTCATGTGCTGAAGGTAGCCCGGTACAGGGCCGCGCGGTAGCAGGACCCGCCTCATCCGCCGAGGGAACCGCCGGTAGGATTGAGGATGCCCGCCGTTCACGGGCGATTCCCCGTAGCATCCGACCATTGGAGCCACCGTGGCCGAACAGTCCCGTCTTGACAAGGTCATCGCCCTCGCCCGCCACCGCGGGTTCGTGTTCCAAGCGGGTGAGATCTACGGCGGTTCCCGATCGGCATGGGACTACGGCCCCCTCGGCACCGAGCTGAAGGAGAACATCCGCAGGCAGTGGTGGCAGACCTTCGTGCGCGGACGCGGCGACATGGTTGGGCTCGACTCGAGCATCATCCTGCCCAAGCGCGTCTGGGAGGCCTCCGGCCACGTCGCCACGTTCTCGGACCCGCTGGTCGAGTGCCTGCAGTGCCACAAGCGCCACCGCGAGGACCACCTCATCGAGGCATACGAGGCGAAGAAGGGCCGCAAGCCCGAGAACGGCATGGCCGACATCCCCTGCCCCGACTGCGGCACCCGCGGTCGCTGGACCGAGCCGAAGTCCTTCTCGGGTCTGATCAAGACGTACCTAGGCGTCGTCGATGACGAGTCGGGCCTGCACTACATGCGCCCCGAGACGGCCCAGGGCATCTTCGTGAACTTCTCGAACGTGCTCACCGCTTCGCGCAAGAAGCCGCCGTTCGGCATCGGCCAGGTCGGCAAGGCGTTCCGCAACGAGATCACGCCGGGCAACTTCATCTTCCGCACCCGCGAGTTCGAGCAGATGGAGATCGAGTACTTCGTGCCGCCGGCTGAGGCGCAGGAGTGGTTCGAGCACTGGGTCAAGGCATGCTGGGACTGGTTCATCGACCTGGGTGTCGACCCCGAGAACATGCGCCAGTTCGACGTGCCAGAGGATGAGCGCGCGCACTACTCGGCCGGCACGATCGACTTCGAGTACCGCTTCGGCTTCCAGGGCTCGGAGTGGGGCGAGCTGATGGGTGTCGCCAACCGCACCGACTACGACCTGTCGAGCCACAGCGAGGCCTCCGGCCAGAGTCTGACCTACTTCGACCAGGCGTCGGGAGAGCGTTACACCCCCTACGTGATCGAGCCGTCGTTCGGTCTGACCCGGTCGATGATGGCCTTCCTCGTCGACGCGTACGAAGAGGAAGAGGTGCCCAACGCCAAGGGCGGCACCGACACCCGCACCGTGCTGAAGCTCGACCCGCGCCTGGCGCCGGTCAAGGTCGCTGTGCTTCCGCTCTCGCGCAACGAGCGCCTCTCGCCGCTGGCGCGCGAGGTGGCCGACACGCTGCGCGGCCGCTGGAACATCGACTTCGATGACGCCGGGGCGATCGGTCGCCGCTACCGTCGTCAGGACGAGGTCGGCACCCCGTTCTGCGTCACCGTCGACTTCGACTCGCTCGACGACCGCGCCGTCACCGTGCGCGACCGCGACACCATGAGCCAGGAGCGCGTGCCGCTCGACGCCCTCGAGACCTACCTCGCGGAGCGCCTGCGCGGAGCCTGACCCGCTCTTCTCACACGCCGCCCCTGCTGATCGTCGCCGCCCCTGCTGGACGACGCGATTCAGCAGGGGCGGCGGCGTTGTGCAGGGGCGGCGACGGAAGTGCGCTGGCTAGAGTGAGCGCATGAGTGCACTGTCGGACGCTGGATCGCTGATCGAATCGGATGCTGTCGCACGCGACAACCGGGCGAGACGGCGCACCTGGGTGATCGGCGGCGCGCTGCTGGTGCTGTCGGCGCTGGTCGTATTGGTGCGGGTGCTCACGTATCGTGCCGGCATCGTCGGCGAGTCGCCGGCCTGGGCGTATTACATCAAGGATTGGCTGTGGGGGATCGGCGCATTGATTCTGGTGATCGGCCTCGGCCGTGCGGGCAGCATCACCGGCCGTCGACCATTCGCCACGATCTTGGTGATCCTGCAGATCATCGTCGCCTCGCCGGCGGCAGCGTGGTACCTGTCCACCCGTCTGCCCGATCTTCCGACGAGCACACACGCCGCGGAAGACGCCTGGACCGCCGTGTTCATCCCCTACTACCTCGCGGTCTTCGCACTCACATTCACCGCGGCACTTGCGATCGGCCTGGTGCGTGCGGTGCCAGCGCCCTGGTGCTGGGCGCCGTCGGTGGCGTTTCTCGTCGCGATCGTCTTCGGATCCGCGGTATCTGGGGGAGCGTACGTCCTGGGCGGGTTCAGCGTCGTCTACCTGCCGGTGATCAGCACTGGGCTCCTCGGCATGCTGGCCATCGTGCTGGGCATCCGCGCGGGGCGCGACGAGCCTGCAGAGACGAGAAGACCCCTCCCGGAATTCCAAGAGGGGTCTGCTCAGCGTTAGCTCAGAAGTCTTCGCCTTCGGCCTGCGAGGGGTGCTTGTCGAACCAGTAGGGGCGGCCGATGTGCAGGTGGGCGTCGCTGTCGAAGAGGGTGCTGTCGTCGCGTTCCATGAGTGGCTCCTTTGCGCGTGGATGAGGTCTACCTCCAGCCTCACTCAGGGTTCACCACTCTTATGGCGGATTCGATGCGAAAGAAACGCCATTCCTCAGCGATTGACAAGACGACAGGTGCCGCAGGCCCTGTCGCACCGATTCCGGGCATCCGACGCTGTTGACGAGAAAGGCGATCCGCTCGCAGCAGGTCGATCTCTGAGAAATCGACCTGCTCACGGCGGATCGCCTTTTCCGGGCGGGCGCGCAGCGCGCCGCCCACGTCAGCGCGCCTCAGGCGCGGGTGATGCGCACGGTGCGCACCTCGAACGGGCGCAGCGACAGCTTGCCGCCCGTGCGAGCGTCGTCGAGGTCGTCCTCGATCAGCGAGACCTCGCGGATGCCCGAGTGCGCGAACCCGACCGACAGCGCCCCCGTGGTGCGGCGACCGAGCGACTCGTACACGCGCACGATGACATCGCCGGAGCGGTCGTCGGCCAGCTTCACCGACGACACCACGATGCCTTCGCCGGTCACCGAGACCAGCGGCTCGACCTCGTTCGCTCCGCGGACCAGCGTCGCCGGCGCGTTGAGCTTGATGCCCTCCGCGGTGGCGATGGCGGCATCAGCGCCGATCACGAAGCCGACCTCGATCTCGTGGTGGCCGTGGTCGGTGTCCGGGTCGGGGAAGCGCGGAGCGCGCAGCAGCGAGAGGCGCACGGTCGTGGTGATGTCATCACCGTCGACCTCGCGCGACGTGTCGAAGCCGTAGATCGAGTCGTTCACGAGGGCGGCGCCGAAGCCGTCGTCCTCCTGCGCGAGCACGAAGCGGTGCATCGAGGTCTCGAACTTCGCAGCCTCCCAGCTGGTGTTCACATGCGTCACCCGGCGCTGGAAGCCGAACTGCGTCTCGGCCAGCGTCTCGCGCGCGAAGAGGTCGAGCGGGAAGGCGAGCTTGAGCAGCTTCTCGGTCTCGTTCCAGTCGATGTCGTTGATCAGCAGCACCGTGCGCGAGTCGGCTCGGAGCACGATGGTCTGCTCGATCGTGGACTTCGAGAACTCCCGCTTGATCAGAACGGTCGCCGCGCCGTCGATGACGGATGCCGAGATCGATGCGACCCCGGTCAGGTCGTCGACCCGGTTCTTGTAGTACCGATCGATGTCCCATGCATCCCACATGTTGGGGAAGTCCTGGTGCATCTGGAACAGGTTGGCGGGCTTGCCGGCGGGGATCGTCTCGCGGCCGGTGGCCTTGTCGATCGCCGAGATGATCAGACCCTCTGCCGAGACGACGACCGAGACCAGGTCGTTCTCCAGGCGGAAGCCGTCCGGCAGCTCGGTGAGAGTCGCCGGGCCGCTGCCGAAGTCGGCGGCGGTGACGGCGACGGCGCCGAGAGCGCGGTCATCGGATGCTGCCGTGAGCGAGGTCGGAGTGAAGCGCAGCAGCGTGTCACCCTCGCCTGCGAGGGCGTCGCGTGCCGCGGTGGACAGCTCTTCAGCATCCGAGATCACACCCGTCAGCACCTCGACGGCTTCGCGGTGCACCCACGCGATCGAGGTGCCGGGCAGGATGTCGTGGAACTCGTGCAGCAGCACGAGCTGCCACAGCCGGTCGAGCTCTTCGTACGGGTACTCGGTGCCGTGCTGCACGGCAGCGGTCGCCGCCCACAGCTCGGCCTCGATGAGCGCCTGCTCCGCCCAGCGGTGCAGCGCCTTGGTGGCGTGCTGGCTGGTGAGGGTGCCGCGGTGCAGCTCGAGGTAGAGCTCGCCGACCCAGACG from Microbacterium sp. H1-D42 carries:
- a CDS encoding glycine--tRNA ligase produces the protein MAEQSRLDKVIALARHRGFVFQAGEIYGGSRSAWDYGPLGTELKENIRRQWWQTFVRGRGDMVGLDSSIILPKRVWEASGHVATFSDPLVECLQCHKRHREDHLIEAYEAKKGRKPENGMADIPCPDCGTRGRWTEPKSFSGLIKTYLGVVDDESGLHYMRPETAQGIFVNFSNVLTASRKKPPFGIGQVGKAFRNEITPGNFIFRTREFEQMEIEYFVPPAEAQEWFEHWVKACWDWFIDLGVDPENMRQFDVPEDERAHYSAGTIDFEYRFGFQGSEWGELMGVANRTDYDLSSHSEASGQSLTYFDQASGERYTPYVIEPSFGLTRSMMAFLVDAYEEEEVPNAKGGTDTRTVLKLDPRLAPVKVAVLPLSRNERLSPLAREVADTLRGRWNIDFDDAGAIGRRYRRQDEVGTPFCVTVDFDSLDDRAVTVRDRDTMSQERVPLDALETYLAERLRGA
- a CDS encoding oligopeptide:H+ symporter, with protein sequence MSTPSLTRGSGDNDTRFFGQPWALAHVFGVEMWERFSFYGMQGILLIYMYYSVTEGGLGIDRGIATGIVGAYGGTVYLSTILGGWLADRLLGSERVLFYSAWVIMAGHIALAVLPNVWGLGVGLILVAVGSGGLKANATAVVGTLYSADDVRRDAGFSLFYLGINLGAFLGPLITGVLQNNVGFHWGFGAAAVGMGLGLIQYSFGRKQLPESSRVVTNPLPADRYARMIWIAVGALALLVVLVLVGVIRADNLAAVVILVTLVAAIAYFFVIISSKHIDADARSRVVAFIPLFIVNVGFWSLYQQQFTVLTIYSDERLNRSIFGWEMPVSWVNSIGPIFVIILSGVFALVWTKLGNRAPAAPVKFSLGAIIMGVAFLLFLPWANGAANATPLIAIVFILLVFTVAELFISPPGLSVTTKLAPARFHTQMVSLYFLSVALGTAIAGWLAQFYDPTDEVPYFLILGAIAIAMGIALLLGSRPVLALMKGVR
- a CDS encoding VOC family protein, whose amino-acid sequence is MDQRVSFITLAVADVERSRAFYVDGLGWHPIFESDDVLMFAVADRVILSLWSVQGFTAEIGEAPASGLAPITLSHNLATEAEVDAVLAEAAALGARVSAATHREWGGYSGYFTDPDGFRWEIAINPGETGAFVLPTS